In a genomic window of Leifsonia xyli subsp. cynodontis DSM 46306:
- a CDS encoding adenylosuccinate synthase — MPAIVIIGAQWGDEGKGKATDLLGSRIDYVVKFNGGNNAGHTVVVGEEKYALHLLPSGILTEGVTPVIANGVVVDLDVLFQELDGLIARGVDVSRLKVSSNAHVITHYHRTIDKVTERFLGKRQIGTTGRGIGPTYADKINRVGIRIQDLFDENILRQKVEGALDQKNHLLVKVYNRRAIGVDEIVDDLLSYAERLRPMVVDSSLLLHEALEDGKYVLFEGGQATMLDVDHGTYPFVTSSNSTSGGAATGSGIGPNRIDRVIGIVKAYTTRVGAGPFPTELFDDWGEFVRERGFEFGTTTGRPRRTGWYDAPIARYTARINGVTDFVLTKLDTLTGIERIPVCVAYDVDGVRHDEVPASQSDFHHAKPIYEEFPGWTEDIGGARTFEDLPKNAQDYVHALERMSGARISAIGVGPARDEIVVRHDLVGEAPSSAAASR; from the coding sequence GTGCCCGCGATCGTGATCATCGGCGCCCAGTGGGGCGACGAAGGCAAAGGGAAAGCCACCGACCTCCTCGGCAGCCGCATCGACTACGTGGTCAAGTTCAACGGCGGCAACAACGCCGGGCACACGGTCGTCGTCGGGGAGGAGAAGTACGCGCTGCACCTGCTGCCGTCGGGCATCCTGACCGAGGGCGTCACACCGGTCATCGCCAACGGCGTCGTCGTCGATCTCGACGTGCTCTTCCAGGAGCTGGACGGCCTCATCGCCCGCGGCGTGGACGTCTCCCGCCTCAAGGTCAGCTCCAACGCGCACGTCATCACGCACTATCACCGCACGATCGACAAGGTGACCGAACGCTTCCTCGGCAAGCGCCAGATCGGCACGACGGGCCGTGGCATCGGACCGACCTATGCAGACAAGATCAACCGCGTCGGCATCCGCATCCAGGACCTCTTCGACGAGAACATCCTGCGCCAGAAGGTCGAAGGGGCGCTCGACCAGAAGAACCACCTGCTCGTGAAGGTCTACAATCGCCGCGCCATCGGCGTGGACGAGATCGTGGACGATCTGCTGAGCTATGCCGAGCGTCTGCGCCCGATGGTGGTCGACTCCTCGCTGCTGCTGCACGAGGCCTTGGAGGACGGCAAGTATGTGCTGTTCGAGGGTGGCCAGGCCACCATGCTGGATGTCGACCACGGCACGTACCCGTTCGTCACCTCCTCCAACTCCACGTCCGGTGGCGCAGCGACCGGCTCGGGAATCGGCCCGAACCGCATCGACCGCGTGATCGGCATCGTCAAGGCGTACACCACGCGCGTCGGGGCGGGCCCGTTCCCGACCGAGCTGTTCGACGACTGGGGCGAGTTCGTCCGCGAGCGCGGCTTCGAGTTCGGCACCACCACCGGCCGGCCGCGCCGCACCGGCTGGTACGACGCCCCGATCGCCCGGTACACCGCGCGCATCAACGGCGTCACCGATTTCGTGCTGACCAAGCTGGACACCCTCACCGGCATCGAGCGCATCCCGGTCTGCGTCGCCTACGACGTGGACGGCGTGCGCCACGACGAGGTGCCCGCCTCCCAGAGCGACTTCCACCACGCGAAGCCGATCTACGAGGAGTTCCCCGGCTGGACCGAGGACATCGGCGGCGCCCGCACCTTCGAGGATCTCCCGAAGAACGCCCAGGACTATGTACACGCCCTGGAGCGCATGTCCGGCGCACGCATCTCGGCGATCGGCGTTGGCCCGGCTCGCGACGAGATCGTCGTGCGTCACGACCTCGTGGGCGAGGCCCCCTCGTCCGCCGCCGCTTCTCGCTGA
- a CDS encoding TetR/AcrR family transcriptional regulator: MAIPMFPKAGKGQLEENLHSTVQYDYDSAMPNPTRTPRRDATANREAILVAAAAAFTEDIDASLETIAARAGLSRRAIYGHFATRDELLTAVFTRGAARLAALLGPVSHPDARVEIALYGATLWAGVEHIRVSAALAVRGPHRAEVVTALDPARERLRTTVQRGMAAGAIRADLDRETVTRLIENAAVSVLDEATRTGLSDADGHRLVMLAGLSAAGMGWQEAGTLIDGTPELAFEAVQAEGASIR; encoded by the coding sequence ATGGCTATACCGATGTTCCCCAAGGCCGGGAAAGGGCAGCTCGAGGAGAATTTGCACAGTACTGTGCAATATGATTACGATAGCGCCATGCCGAACCCCACCCGCACCCCCCGGCGCGACGCCACCGCGAACCGGGAGGCGATCCTCGTGGCCGCGGCGGCGGCGTTCACCGAGGACATCGACGCTTCCCTCGAGACCATCGCCGCGCGCGCCGGGCTCAGCCGCCGCGCGATCTACGGGCACTTCGCCACCCGCGACGAGCTGCTGACCGCGGTGTTCACCCGGGGCGCCGCCCGCCTCGCCGCCCTGCTCGGCCCGGTGTCGCATCCGGATGCCCGCGTCGAGATCGCCCTGTACGGCGCGACGCTCTGGGCCGGGGTCGAGCACATCCGGGTCAGCGCGGCGCTGGCCGTCCGCGGTCCGCACCGGGCCGAGGTGGTCACAGCGCTCGACCCGGCGCGCGAGCGGTTGCGCACGACGGTGCAGCGCGGGATGGCCGCGGGCGCAATCCGCGCCGACCTCGATCGCGAGACCGTCACCCGGCTGATCGAGAACGCCGCCGTCTCCGTGCTGGACGAGGCCACGCGCACCGGGCTCTCCGACGCCGACGGGCACCGGCTGGTCATGCTGGCCGGGCTGTCCGCGGCCGGGATGGGATGGCAGGAGGCCGGAACGCTGATCGACGGGACCCCCGAGCTGGCCTTCGAGGCTGTGCAGGCCGAGGGGGCGAGCATCCGATGA
- a CDS encoding glycosyltransferase family 2 protein, which yields MDVLGALQWIGTVVCLIFALTGLIPVVAAASTFFVIPLHAWINHYRKAAPYLPRVAIVVPAWNEGAVIGASIDRLVTLDYPKEALRIYVVDDASTDDTSAVVRERAMRYPGNVFLFRREKGGQGKAHTLNHGIERILADDWMEALLIMDADVIYQPDSLRKMTRHLADPDVGAVSAYIHEGSADRNYLTKFVSTEYVLSQPAARRAQNVLGAQACLAGGAQLHSRENLMAIGGQVDTSTLAEDTITTFETQLQGKRVVFEPHAHVLAEEPRTIDALWKQRLRWARGNVSVTARYSKVWFRPSRKHHLGAWTFGIVWFSLWLLPLIMVISSIGLAGLLFLHSGFATTVFRILWISAALAYLFVLILGSQTDAVTTRREVGHVMLFPGIVNMLVMLTALFPTMMLTWLPGLFGVRLGGSALFTLTLAIYIWIPFSMLVAWLARRSERLRAGRWLAPALIYIAGYGSLLCAITFDSYLKELAGAESRWDKTEKVGRVATA from the coding sequence GTGGACGTGCTCGGCGCGCTGCAGTGGATCGGCACGGTGGTCTGCCTCATCTTCGCGCTCACCGGCCTGATACCGGTCGTGGCCGCAGCGTCGACGTTCTTCGTGATCCCCCTGCACGCCTGGATCAACCACTACCGCAAAGCGGCGCCCTACCTTCCCCGAGTGGCGATCGTGGTCCCGGCGTGGAACGAGGGGGCGGTGATCGGCGCCTCCATCGACCGCCTCGTGACGCTCGACTACCCGAAAGAGGCGCTGCGCATCTATGTGGTGGACGACGCGAGCACAGACGACACCTCCGCTGTGGTGCGCGAGCGGGCGATGCGCTACCCGGGCAACGTCTTCCTGTTCCGCCGCGAGAAGGGCGGCCAGGGCAAGGCTCACACCCTCAACCACGGCATCGAGCGCATCCTCGCCGACGACTGGATGGAGGCGCTCCTCATCATGGACGCCGACGTCATCTACCAGCCGGACTCGCTGCGCAAGATGACCCGGCACCTGGCCGACCCGGACGTGGGCGCCGTCTCCGCGTACATCCACGAGGGCAGCGCCGACCGCAACTACCTGACCAAGTTCGTGAGCACCGAGTACGTCCTCTCGCAGCCGGCCGCCCGCCGCGCCCAGAACGTGCTCGGCGCTCAGGCCTGCCTCGCCGGCGGCGCGCAGCTGCACTCCCGCGAGAACCTCATGGCCATCGGCGGCCAGGTGGACACCAGCACGCTGGCCGAGGACACCATCACCACGTTCGAGACGCAGTTGCAGGGCAAGAGGGTCGTGTTCGAGCCGCACGCGCATGTGCTCGCCGAGGAGCCGCGCACGATCGACGCGCTGTGGAAGCAACGGCTGCGCTGGGCGCGCGGCAATGTGTCGGTGACGGCGCGGTACTCGAAAGTGTGGTTCCGGCCCTCCCGCAAGCACCACCTCGGCGCCTGGACGTTCGGGATCGTGTGGTTCAGCCTGTGGCTGCTCCCGCTCATCATGGTGATCTCGTCGATCGGGCTCGCCGGGCTGTTGTTCCTGCACAGCGGCTTCGCGACGACGGTCTTCCGCATCCTGTGGATCTCGGCGGCGCTCGCCTACCTGTTCGTGCTCATCCTCGGATCGCAGACGGACGCGGTGACGACACGCAGAGAGGTCGGCCACGTCATGCTCTTCCCCGGCATCGTCAATATGCTCGTGATGCTCACCGCCCTCTTCCCGACGATGATGCTGACCTGGCTTCCCGGGCTGTTCGGCGTCCGGCTCGGGGGCTCGGCCCTGTTCACTCTGACGCTCGCCATCTACATTTGGATACCGTTCTCGATGCTCGTCGCCTGGCTCGCCCGCCGCTCCGAACGCCTGCGCGCCGGCCGCTGGCTCGCGCCCGCCCTCATCTACATCGCGGGGTACGGATCGCTCCTGTGCGCCATCACCTTCGATAGCTACCTGAAAGAGCTGGCCGGCGCCGAATCCCGCTGGGACAAAACCGAAAAAGTGGGCCGCGTAGCCACCGCCTGA
- a CDS encoding GNAT family N-acetyltransferase: MADRRTTAVYDDRLPNAWPVGTVSSWVAPLTVPGGGTLNAWAISSVTVSSTHRRRGMATALLGAELRTAHRLGVPVAALTVSESVIYGRWGFGPATYAASWAVDTKRVRWAGGDAPGRLAFTSPDEYRETGRRVLDRAMAARAGEIGMTPFLADQLIGPLSGAPDRERHRLVRYDSPAGEPEGFVGFTVTGTDDVVRNAVEVHYLAAATDAALTALWRFLLELDLVAVVKASTRGVDEPLQALVSDVRGAQLTSVEDHLRVRILDVPASLEARSYERDGSLVLEVGDDLGIAAGRYRLTVAGGAGRVERTDEAAEATLPVAALGSVYLGHDSARALGVAGRIRGDVATLDRLFRTAAPPRLSTWF, encoded by the coding sequence CTGGCCGACCGGCGCACGACGGCGGTCTACGACGACCGCCTGCCGAACGCCTGGCCGGTTGGCACCGTCAGCTCGTGGGTCGCGCCGCTGACGGTCCCCGGCGGGGGCACACTCAACGCCTGGGCGATCAGTTCGGTCACCGTCTCGTCCACGCACCGGCGGCGCGGGATGGCGACCGCCCTGCTCGGGGCCGAGCTGCGGACCGCGCACCGGCTGGGCGTCCCGGTGGCCGCCCTCACCGTCTCCGAGTCGGTCATCTACGGCCGCTGGGGCTTCGGGCCGGCGACGTACGCGGCCTCCTGGGCCGTCGACACCAAGCGGGTCCGCTGGGCCGGTGGCGACGCCCCCGGCCGCCTGGCCTTCACCTCCCCCGACGAGTACCGCGAGACCGGCCGCCGGGTCCTGGATCGCGCGATGGCCGCGCGGGCGGGGGAGATCGGGATGACGCCCTTCCTCGCCGACCAGCTCATCGGGCCGCTGAGCGGCGCCCCCGATCGGGAGAGGCACCGCCTGGTCCGCTACGACTCCCCTGCCGGCGAGCCGGAGGGCTTCGTGGGCTTCACCGTGACGGGGACCGACGACGTGGTCCGCAACGCCGTCGAGGTTCACTACCTCGCCGCGGCGACCGACGCCGCCCTCACCGCCCTGTGGCGCTTCCTGCTGGAGCTCGACCTGGTCGCCGTTGTGAAGGCGTCGACCCGCGGTGTGGACGAACCGCTGCAAGCGCTCGTCTCCGATGTCCGCGGCGCGCAGCTGACCAGCGTCGAAGACCACCTGCGGGTACGCATCCTGGACGTCCCGGCCAGCCTCGAAGCCCGCAGCTACGAGCGCGACGGCTCGCTCGTGCTGGAGGTGGGCGACGACCTCGGGATCGCCGCCGGGCGCTATCGGCTGACGGTCGCCGGCGGCGCTGGACGGGTGGAGCGGACGGACGAGGCCGCGGAGGCGACCCTGCCGGTCGCCGCGCTCGGGAGCGTGTACCTCGGGCACGACAGCGCGCGGGCGCTGGGCGTGGCCGGGCGCATCCGCGGGGATGTCGCCACACTCGACCGGCTGTTCCGCACGGCGGCGCCGCCGCGGCTGAGCACATGGTTCTGA
- a CDS encoding chorismate mutase produces the protein MAENDSTAEALVRLRGIRQSIDNIDAAVVHMLAERFKFTQQVGALKAEYGLPPADPEREREQIDRLRMLAEESHLDPGFAEKFLNFIIAEVIREHERIAIGNGP, from the coding sequence ATGGCTGAGAATGACTCGACGGCGGAGGCTCTCGTGCGGCTGCGCGGCATCCGGCAGAGCATCGACAACATCGACGCGGCGGTCGTCCACATGCTCGCGGAACGGTTCAAGTTCACGCAGCAGGTCGGAGCGCTGAAAGCCGAGTACGGCCTGCCGCCCGCCGACCCGGAGCGCGAGCGCGAGCAGATCGACCGGTTGCGGATGCTCGCCGAAGAGAGCCACCTCGATCCCGGCTTCGCCGAGAAGTTCCTGAACTTCATCATCGCGGAGGTCATTCGCGAGCACGAGCGGATCGCCATCGGAAACGGCCCCTGA
- a CDS encoding SDR family NAD(P)-dependent oxidoreductase — translation MVWNPAELPDAHSRTVVITGGNAGVGYFTGEQLARAGAHVVLACRDPERAEAAVAAIRRRVRGARVEAAPLDVTDRDSVDAFAVALLERQRVDALVLNAGMVHPPSERATDRYGNELVLSTNVIGHFRLVARALPALARADGGRVVSLGSLATRFGRLRLDDIQLAGTYTPWRAYSRSKIAAEAFGFELDRRLRAAGSDIASLVVHPGYSTSGRTPGVHGVNQPGRGKRFADNLQAAWTQGKDSGAWTPVRAVLDSALAGGDYLGPVARTKGVPAHARPTRESRSPRTGARLWAFLESAAAQPFSLL, via the coding sequence GTGGTGTGGAACCCGGCCGAGCTCCCGGACGCGCACAGCCGGACCGTCGTCATCACCGGCGGCAACGCCGGAGTCGGGTACTTCACCGGCGAGCAGCTCGCCCGGGCGGGCGCGCACGTCGTGCTGGCCTGCCGCGACCCCGAGCGCGCCGAGGCGGCTGTGGCGGCAATCCGCCGCCGCGTCCGCGGGGCGCGTGTCGAGGCCGCTCCGCTCGATGTGACGGACCGCGACTCGGTGGACGCGTTCGCCGTCGCGCTGCTGGAGCGGCAACGGGTGGATGCGCTCGTGCTGAACGCCGGCATGGTCCATCCGCCGTCGGAGCGGGCGACCGACCGGTATGGCAACGAACTCGTGCTGTCCACCAATGTGATCGGGCATTTCCGCCTCGTGGCGCGTGCTCTGCCCGCGCTCGCCCGGGCGGACGGCGGCCGGGTCGTCAGCCTCGGCTCCCTGGCCACCCGCTTTGGACGCCTGCGCCTGGACGATATCCAGCTCGCCGGCACGTACACCCCCTGGCGCGCCTACTCCCGCTCCAAGATCGCCGCCGAGGCGTTCGGCTTCGAACTCGACCGCCGTCTGCGGGCCGCTGGCAGCGACATCGCCAGTCTGGTCGTGCATCCGGGCTACTCCACGTCGGGGCGCACCCCCGGCGTTCACGGCGTCAACCAGCCCGGCCGGGGGAAGCGCTTCGCCGACAACCTCCAGGCAGCGTGGACCCAGGGCAAGGACAGCGGGGCGTGGACGCCCGTCCGTGCTGTGCTCGACTCCGCCCTCGCCGGTGGCGACTACCTCGGTCCTGTGGCCCGCACCAAGGGCGTCCCGGCCCACGCGCGGCCCACGCGCGAGTCGCGCTCGCCCCGGACCGGCGCCCGGCTCTGGGCGTTTCTCGAATCCGCCGCCGCCCAGCCGTTCTCTCTCCTCTGA
- a CDS encoding recombinase family protein — protein MLAVQEVDRLGRNLLEGLVVLNDLFQRGVAVKVLDGIAAGEHTERSLILDIALALSEDRRRDIATKAKNGLDAPDVPGASEDVPPSSTTTNAPPSTHDEHEASPSAPSPCHLHRRSPQDPHRNNVAEPGPELSATRRSIATQPARPDSFWTWQRPRTSIP, from the coding sequence ATACTCGCCGTCCAAGAGGTCGACCGCCTCGGCCGCAACCTCCTCGAAGGCCTCGTCGTCCTCAACGACCTGTTCCAGCGAGGCGTCGCTGTCAAGGTCCTGGACGGCATCGCTGCCGGCGAGCACACCGAGCGCTCCCTCATCCTCGATATCGCCCTCGCACTGTCCGAAGACCGGCGCCGCGACATCGCCACCAAAGCCAAGAACGGGCTCGATGCGCCCGACGTGCCGGGCGCATCGGAGGACGTCCCACCGTCGTCGACGACGACAAACGCGCCGCCATCCACGCATGACGAGCACGAGGCGAGTCCATCCGCACCATCGCCCTGCCATCTCCATCGGCGTAGTCCACAAGACCCTCACCGAAACAACGTCGCCGAGCCCGGGCCAGAGCTAAGCGCTACGCGCCGGTCCATTGCGACTCAACCGGCGCGTCCAGATAGTTTCTGGACATGGCAACGCCCAAGGACTTCGATTCCCTAG